CCGAAAAATGAGGTGGTAGACTTCTACCAACAAGCGAAAGAATCGAGTGCTGATGTCATTTATTTGGGCGAAACGGTTTGTTCAAAAAGGCGTGAACTTCGCGCTAAAGATTGGCTTGGCTTAGCGCAAGACGTTGCCCAAGATACTAATAAACAGGTGGTTGTTTCAACAATGACTTTGCTTGAGTCACCTGCTGAAATACAAGTGTTAAAGCGCTTGTGTGATAACGGTGAATTTCTGGTAGAAGCCAATGATTTAAGCGCAGTGCAAATTATGCATGAGCTTAAAATGCCGTTTGTCGCAGGGCCTGCGATTAATTGTTATAACTTATCAACCCTTAAAGTCTTGTTAAAACAAGGTATGACGCGCTGGTTAATGCCTGTTGAACTCAGTGGTGATTGGTTAAAAATACTATTAGAACAAGCGACAGAGGCAGGTATTCGACAGCAGTTCGAATGTGAAGTCTTTTCATGGGGTTACCTACCGTTAGCCTATTCTGCCCGTTGCTTTACCGCTCGCTCTGAAGATAAAGCAAAAGATGATTGTGAGTATTGTTGCATTAAGTACCCGGAAGGTCGCCGAATGAATAGTCGCGAAGGAGAACGAGTATTTGTGCTAAATGGTATTCAAACTTTGTCTGGTTACCAGTATAATCTCATCAATGAAATGCCAGCCCTTGATGCAATGGGGGTTGATATTGCCCGCATTAGTGCAGATAGCACAGAAGCTTTTACCCAACTTGATAACTTTAGAGAGCAACTTGTTAACCCAACGAGAAAAGAACTCGACGGTGTCACAGAATGTAATGGTTTTTGGCATAAGATTGCAGGCATGTCCGTAGCTTAAAATTAGCGAGAGTTAAATTAGCTGCAATAATTAAATGAGAATAATGAGAACACTATGTATACCTTAAACTTGAACCAAATGACTCAGCAAGAATTCTTAGACGAATACTGGCAAAAGAAACCTGTAGTAATACGGCAGGGATTTAAAGACTTTGTTGACCCTATTGCTCCTGACGAATTGGCAGGTCTAGCGATGGAGGAGCAAATAGAGTCTCGTTTGGTTCATAAACAAGATGGACAATGGCAAGCTGCTTTTGGCCCATTTGAAAGTTATGAACATTTAGGCACTGAGAACTGGTCTCTTGTAGTACAAGCCCTTGATAACTTCTCTGAAGAGTCGGCAGGAATTATTGAAGCATTCCGATTTATTCCTCACTGGCGTTTAGATGACTTAATGGCAAGTTTTGCTATGCCCGGTGGCAGTGTTGGTCCACACATAGATAACTACGATACTTTCATTTGCCAAGGCTCAGGTAAACGTCATTGGCGAGTTGGAGATAGCGGTGAGCACGTAGAATTTGCAGCCCACGAAGCGTTATTACATGTCGAGGCATTTGAGGCTATCATCGATGTAGAACTCGACGCTGGAGATATCTTGTATATTCCACCTGGATTCCCCCATGAAGGTATATCCCTTGACACCTCAATGAGCTTTTCTGTCGGTTTTCGAGGTAATTCAGCGGTAAGTGTACTTAGTGCTTTTGCTGATCATTTAATTGATAATGAAAAAGGTAGCCAGTTATTAACCGATCCTAATAGGCTGGTTACTAGTAATAGTGGCGAGGTAAGCAACAACGATTACGCGAGTATTAAGTTGCAAGTTCAGAATCTACTTGATGATGACATTAACTTTAAAAAATTCACGGGGCAGTTTTTAACTACCGCGAAACATGATCTAGATATTTTAATACCGGATGAACCGTTTGAGCTTACTGAAGTGAGTAACTTGCTTAACAGTCATGCTATCAAACGTCTAGGCGGCTTACGTGCTTTTTACTTCGAAGATACTATTGAACAGGGTTTGTGTTATATCAATGGTAGTGAATTGGCTTTTTCAGCAGAAATTGCTAATGGTGTGAAACTACTTTGTGACAAAGTGATGTTGTTACCTGACGATCTTAGTGACTGGAGCCATAATGCTGCTTTTGTTGAGTTAACGACAGAGTTACTGAACCAAGGTTATTGGTATTTAGCTGAAGCAGAGTAGCTAACTTGGCTTTAGTCAATTTTCCTTCTGAAAATGGCACTTATCTGTTTATGTTATAGCTATGTTATTTTTAAATATACAGGGTTCAACCGGCATTTAGGAACGCCTTTATTTAAGGAATTGATTAAAGATAATAGTTATTCAGAATAGTATGTAAAAACTTACGCTAATCAACTAAAGCGATATTGCGTTATTGTTGAACAATAACGCAATATAAAGCGCTTCTACACTAAACTTGTAGTGATACCTCCCCAAAAAAGTGACCAGTATAAAACTTATAGTTTGCTAAGTTCACCGCAAACATTAAGACTAAATTAATATAGCTACATCATCTACAGGTCACAAATATCCCATAAACGCGGATTGACATTAATTGAACTGAGATTGAGCAAGGAAAAGCATTCGTCAAGTATCGATAACTGACAAAATTTAACCTGCAGTTTTAGCTCATCGGATCCCACGGCAGCGCTAACCAGAAAACTCCATACTTATGTCTTTATTTCTCGCTATAACATGAAAAATTTAGTATTCACATCTGTCCAATCAGGAAATCAAGCTCAAGTAAAAAATGAATGTCCCAAACAGAGTCTGGCGAGTGAAATAGAACTTTTTAGTGCACTTCTTACAAAAAAAAGGTAATTAAAGTTAGTTTTAGGTAAATTAAATGTTAATTGCTTCGTATTTAATACATTCACTAACCCTATTTTAGTGTGTATATTACTACGAACAATAGGATATTGGTGGCTATAAAGTCACTAGCACAAGGATAACAATGAGAAAGAATAATTATACTTTAATTGCAGCGTTAGTTGCCGCAACATTAGGCGTTAGTACTCTTAGTGGTTGTAACACTATGGAGTCTACTGCTAACACTCAATCGGTATTAGTGAATCAAGAAACCGTGGTTAAAAGTCAAAATGATCAACGCCAATACCGTTATGTCGAACTTGATAATGGTTTAAAAGTGATACTCGTTTCTGACAGTAGCGCTGATAAATCTGCTGCTTCAATGGATGTACATATAGGTCATATGGCCGATCCTAAAGACCGTGAAGGTCTTGCCCATTTCTTAGAACATATGTTGTTTTTAGGGACTGATAAATACCCTAAAGTGGGTGAATACAATGAATATTTAAAAGCGAACGGCGGTTGGTCAAATGCTGGCACAGGTCAAGAACACACCAATTATTTTTTTCAAGTAAATCAAGACTCATTAGAAGAAGCGACTGATCGTTTTGCGCAATTTTTTATTTCACCTAGTTTAGATTTACAATACGTAGACCGCGAAAAAAATGCGGTTAACTCTGAATACAGCATGAAAATTAAAGATGATGCCCGCCGTATTAGAGAAGTATTGAAAGACACACGAAACCCTGAGCATCCATCAAGCCAATTTTCGGTCGGTAATTTAGATACATTAGCGGACCGCGAAAATGATGTGCTTATTGATGACTTAAAAGCACTTTATAAAGAGAATTATAGTGCTAGCCGTATGTCACTGTCATTGGTAGGTCGTGAAGACCTAGACACCTTAGAGAAATGGGCACGTGAAAAATTCACAGCCATTCCAAATAATGGTTCAAAATCTACTCCTGTTAAGGTTAAGCCCTATTTACCTGAGCAGTTAGGCGTAAAAATCAATATAGAGCCAATGAAAGATATAAGAAAGCTAACGTTGGCATTTCCTGTTAACAAGTCAACTCAGTATTTTGAAGAAAAACCACTTATTATTATCTCATCTTTATTAGGTCAAGAAGGCAAAGGCAGCTTATATAGCCATCTAAAAAACCAGGGATTAATAGAATCTTTAGGTACTAGCGCTTATGGTCCAGATGATTTTGAGCGTTTTACTGTAAGAATTACACTGACACCTAAAGGTTTAGCTGATTATCAACAAGTCACTGAAGCGGTATTTGCATATTTACAATTGTTGTCAAATAAGCAATACAACCAGCAGTACTTTACAGAACAAGCGGCTATCTCAAAAAATAGTTTTGATTTTTTAGAAAAACAGGGGGCAGCAGATACCGCTAGCAACCTTTCAAGACAGTTACAGTATTTTTCACCAAAAAACATTCTCAATGAAGGCTATTTGTATAGTGATTATTCTCACCAATTGATCACTGAATACTTGGCGCAGATAACACCTGAAAAAATGCGATTAGTGTTAATTGCTAAAGGTTTAACAACAGATCAAGTGCAACCTGAATACAATACGCCTTATGCAATGACTAAAATCAATGCAGAAGAGATGAGTCGTTATCAATCACCTAAAACCATTGATGCATTTTCGTTGCCAGCACCTAACCCATTTATTGCTACGAACCTAACAATGAAAAAATTAGAGTCAGATGCGAGCAAGCCAGTCGTTGCTTTTGAGAAATCAGGCTTTACTTTATGGCACAAGCAAGACACTGAGTTTAGAGTGCCTAAAGCATCTGTTAATGTACAAATTTACTCTGACCAAGCAGGAAAAAGTGCGTTATCACGCGCTCAAAACTATCTTTACAGTGCGTTATTAAAAGACAGTTTAAATGAGTTTGGTTATCCCGCCAAAGAAGCTGAATTATACTATAACGTTTGGTCTACCAGTGCAGGAATAGGCTTTGGCGTAAATGGCTATGATGAAAAACAAGCCATGCTGTTAAGTACAATCAATAAACGCGTTCGACATTTGGATATAGATGAAGCGGCTTTTAATTTACACAAAGAGCGCTTAGTACGTAAATGGAACAATGCTAAATTTGACCGTCCATATAGCCAAGCACGTTCAGCATTGAGCCAAATGCAAAGTACTAAAAGCTATTCAGCAAAAGCATTAGCCAGTGCACTTTCAACAGTAACAACAAAACAGTTAGCGCAATATATTAACGATTTTCATAAGGCGATTGAAGTCGAAGTATTGGTACACGGTAATATGCTTAAAGCAGAGTCGGTACAATTGGGCAAAAGCCTTTATGCGCTAAATATGACCGACTCTATAGCTAAAGAACGTGCTAATAAAGTTGTTAAGTTAAACAACACGAGTCATGCGTTAGTTCAAGAATTAGTGGTAGATCATAACGATTCGACCATTGTTGAAAGTTACATTAGTAATGATGATTCATTCGCTAATCGAGCTAAATATGGCTTATTTGGTAGCATGATAAACGCTCCTTTCTTTAAATCTATCCGTACCGATCAACAACTTGGCTATATTGTTAGTGGCCGAAATACCAAGTTAGAAAATTTACCTGGATTGTCATTTTTAATTCAATCGCCCAAAGCAGGACCGGTAGAATTAAAACGTCGGATCGATCAATTCATGACTGATTTTAAAGGGACATTAAATGAGATGACCGCTGAAAAATTTAATGAATACAAGCAAGGGCTCATTAAAGATTTACAAGCTAAAGATAAGAACTTAAATGAGCGCACACGGTATTACTGGTCAGAAATCAATGAAAAAATGTTTGATTTTAATAGCAAAGAAATAATTGTTGCTGAAGTTGAAAAGTTAACACATGACGATATGAAAGTGTTTTTCTCTTCAATAATAGAAACAACTCAACCTATTATTGTGCGAAGCTTTGGTACTGCCCATCAAGGTGATGACGATTACAAGCAAGCCTTGCACGATAATAGTATTTGTCGTACTGAGCAGTGCTTTACTAACGAACTTACTAAGGTTGTGAGATAACTATTATTGACTAATATAGTGGTGTTGTTTATCTAATTGATCAAAGGCTTTTGAATGAACTCAGAAGCCTTTTTTACAACTATCAATCGTCTTATCGACAGAGCTAACTAACCAGGGTTATTGTTATTTAGCTGACACAGAATAGTTAGTTAACAATAATAATTAACTGACCTTAGCTTAATGTAAAATTTTAAAGAGTATTACTCTACTTTCAAGCGGTTTCATTATTCACTGATGACACTCGCAGATATCTAGTGATATCAACCTCATCAATTTGTTCGCTGTTCATGTACTTATTGGCATAAGTTAAATAAGTGCCAGAGGTTAAAAATAGCTCGAATAAATCAATGTCAATATGTTGATCAATGGCGAATTTATGCAAAATATTAACTGATACACTTAAGGGTTTTGCTTTTTTATAGGGCCTATCAGCAGCCGTTAATGCCTCAAAAATATCAGCAATCACTAATACTCGTTCAGGGATAGTTAATTGGTCAGCCGTTAACTGTCTTGGATAACCCGTGCCAATAAGGGTTTCATGATGTGTTGAAGCAAATCGTGGAACATTAGCAAGCTCAGGAGGAAAAGGCAGTTGTTCTAACATTTTGATCGTACCTATAATGTGCTCATTGATAATATATCGGTCTTCTGCTGTTAATGTGCCACGAGAAACAGATAAGTTAT
The DNA window shown above is from Colwellia psychrerythraea 34H and carries:
- a CDS encoding U32 family peptidase, with protein sequence MKFSLGPSLFFWPKNEVVDFYQQAKESSADVIYLGETVCSKRRELRAKDWLGLAQDVAQDTNKQVVVSTMTLLESPAEIQVLKRLCDNGEFLVEANDLSAVQIMHELKMPFVAGPAINCYNLSTLKVLLKQGMTRWLMPVELSGDWLKILLEQATEAGIRQQFECEVFSWGYLPLAYSARCFTARSEDKAKDDCEYCCIKYPEGRRMNSREGERVFVLNGIQTLSGYQYNLINEMPALDAMGVDIARISADSTEAFTQLDNFREQLVNPTRKELDGVTECNGFWHKIAGMSVA
- a CDS encoding cupin domain-containing protein, producing MYTLNLNQMTQQEFLDEYWQKKPVVIRQGFKDFVDPIAPDELAGLAMEEQIESRLVHKQDGQWQAAFGPFESYEHLGTENWSLVVQALDNFSEESAGIIEAFRFIPHWRLDDLMASFAMPGGSVGPHIDNYDTFICQGSGKRHWRVGDSGEHVEFAAHEALLHVEAFEAIIDVELDAGDILYIPPGFPHEGISLDTSMSFSVGFRGNSAVSVLSAFADHLIDNEKGSQLLTDPNRLVTSNSGEVSNNDYASIKLQVQNLLDDDINFKKFTGQFLTTAKHDLDILIPDEPFELTEVSNLLNSHAIKRLGGLRAFYFEDTIEQGLCYINGSELAFSAEIANGVKLLCDKVMLLPDDLSDWSHNAAFVELTTELLNQGYWYLAEAE
- a CDS encoding insulinase family protein, which gives rise to MRKNNYTLIAALVAATLGVSTLSGCNTMESTANTQSVLVNQETVVKSQNDQRQYRYVELDNGLKVILVSDSSADKSAASMDVHIGHMADPKDREGLAHFLEHMLFLGTDKYPKVGEYNEYLKANGGWSNAGTGQEHTNYFFQVNQDSLEEATDRFAQFFISPSLDLQYVDREKNAVNSEYSMKIKDDARRIREVLKDTRNPEHPSSQFSVGNLDTLADRENDVLIDDLKALYKENYSASRMSLSLVGREDLDTLEKWAREKFTAIPNNGSKSTPVKVKPYLPEQLGVKINIEPMKDIRKLTLAFPVNKSTQYFEEKPLIIISSLLGQEGKGSLYSHLKNQGLIESLGTSAYGPDDFERFTVRITLTPKGLADYQQVTEAVFAYLQLLSNKQYNQQYFTEQAAISKNSFDFLEKQGAADTASNLSRQLQYFSPKNILNEGYLYSDYSHQLITEYLAQITPEKMRLVLIAKGLTTDQVQPEYNTPYAMTKINAEEMSRYQSPKTIDAFSLPAPNPFIATNLTMKKLESDASKPVVAFEKSGFTLWHKQDTEFRVPKASVNVQIYSDQAGKSALSRAQNYLYSALLKDSLNEFGYPAKEAELYYNVWSTSAGIGFGVNGYDEKQAMLLSTINKRVRHLDIDEAAFNLHKERLVRKWNNAKFDRPYSQARSALSQMQSTKSYSAKALASALSTVTTKQLAQYINDFHKAIEVEVLVHGNMLKAESVQLGKSLYALNMTDSIAKERANKVVKLNNTSHALVQELVVDHNDSTIVESYISNDDSFANRAKYGLFGSMINAPFFKSIRTDQQLGYIVSGRNTKLENLPGLSFLIQSPKAGPVELKRRIDQFMTDFKGTLNEMTAEKFNEYKQGLIKDLQAKDKNLNERTRYYWSEINEKMFDFNSKEIIVAEVEKLTHDDMKVFFSSIIETTQPIIVRSFGTAHQGDDDYKQALHDNSICRTEQCFTNELTKVVR